Part of the Ferviditalea candida genome, TATCGAAGTTGAAGGCGGAAACGATGTATTCGTTCACTTCAGCGCTATTCAAGGCGATGGATTCAAAACTTTGGACGAAGGCCAACGCGTTGAATTCAATGTGGTTCAAGGCAACCGCGGACCGCAAGCAGAGAACGTCGTAAAACTGTAATATCCGGAGAAATTGCCCTTAACGTGAAGTTAAGGGCAATTTTTTTCATCTGATCTTAAGGGGAGGTTAACCATGTACTCACGGAAAAAG contains:
- a CDS encoding cold-shock protein; its protein translation is MQTGTVKWFNAEKGFGFIEVEGGNDVFVHFSAIQGDGFKTLDEGQRVEFNVVQGNRGPQAENVVKL